The proteins below come from a single Orcinus orca chromosome 6, mOrcOrc1.1, whole genome shotgun sequence genomic window:
- the LOC125964641 gene encoding LOW QUALITY PROTEIN: uncharacterized protein LOC125964641 (The sequence of the model RefSeq protein was modified relative to this genomic sequence to represent the inferred CDS: inserted 2 bases in 1 codon; deleted 1 base in 1 codon) has product MGWLEQTVCRGATQGSSSPARLVDQAWAAGSPETSERVHAAFLLPSFAQGPASSSPLCGRPAPSPAPLDAMHCPCALVPCLVLPATPLCLQCLTAPAPLLAETLAMRLPLFPGPTWNPCEVLTRGLRGRNIHSGMGSALGKPLPAYSCLFLPFCCSSLGRGAGRRETSTASVRPRAQGSPPTVTALPWPDTATLSPPSALHRRARTHMHTHTCHAHLHCPFSQETCRGPSPLGXSRFSPQGPGHLPLTPQEGGYLDFWDTQRGDHKARRRESLKTFSVTPATFRGIGHWRVSAISLSQPVSTPCSCPFCNPHPWLPGEAAPDHGRAPPRALKQPFLRAHSAQYRTQHSLTHSLTHWASIPFTPTVCQALYSVFGVQIRGRHGGQFQDDLCSFRELELLKLPA; this is encoded by the exons ATGGGCTGGCTGGAGCAGACAGTTTGTCGGGGAGCAACCCAGGGGTCCTCATCCCCAGCACGCCTGGTGGACCAGGCATGGGCGGCGGGAAGCCCAGAAACCTCCGAGCGGGTCCACGctgccttccttctcccctcctttgCCCAGGGTCCTGCATCCTCAAGCCCCCTATGTGGCCGCCCTGCACCCTCACCTGCCCCGCTGGATGCCATGCACTGCCCCTGTGCACTGGTTCCCTGCTTGGTACTGCCAGCCACCCCGCTCTGCTTACAGTGCCTCACAGCCCCTGCCCCACTGCTGGCTGAGACCCTTGCAATGCGACTCCCTCTCTTCCCTGGGCCCACCTGGAACCCGTGTGAGGTGCTCACCAGAGGGCTGAGGGGACGTAACATCCACTCAGGGATGGGCTCGGCCCTGGGGAAACCATTACCTGCTTACTCTTGTCTCTTCCTGCCCTTCTGTTGCTCCAGTCTTGGTaggggggcggggcggagggaGACCAGCACCGCATCTGTCAGACCTAGAGCCCAGGGCTCTCCACCCACGGTTACTGCCCTGCCCTGGCCCGACACTGCTACCCTCAGCCCACCCTCAGCTCTGCACagacgcgcgcgcacacacatgcacacacacacctgc cacgcACACTTGCACTGCCCCTTCTCACAAGAAACCTGCAGAGGACCCTCACCGCTGGG ATCAAGGTTCAGCCCTCAGGGTCCAGGGCATCTGCCTCTGACCCCCCAGGAGGGGGGCTATTTGGACTTTTGGGACACCCAGCGAGGAGACCATAAGGCAAGAAGAAGAGAGAGCCTGAAGACCTTCAGTGTGACCCCAGCCACCTTCCGGGGCATTGGGCACTGGAGGGTGAGTGCCATCTCCTTGTCCCAGCCCGTGTCCACTCCCTGCTCCTGCCCCTTCTGCAACCCGCATCCCTGGCTCCCAGGAGAGGCTGCCCCCGACCATGGCAGAGCCCCTCCCCGGGCACTAAAGCAGCCCTTTCTCAGGGCTCACAGCGCTCAATACCGCACTCAGCACTCACTcacccactcactcactcattggGCAAGTATTCCTTTTACCCCTacagtatgccaggcactgtactcgGTTTTTGGGGTGCAAATACGAGGAAGGCATGGGGGTCAATTTCAGGACGATCTTTGCTCATTCCGTGAGCTGGAACTCCTGAAGCTCCCAGCATAG